Proteins from a single region of Nocardiopsis dassonvillei subsp. dassonvillei DSM 43111:
- a CDS encoding metal-sensitive transcriptional regulator, giving the protein MVGDAITRLKRAQGQLSGVISMMEAGEDCAAVLQQLAAVSRALDRAGFKIVASGMRHCNTARERGEEPELTEEELEKLFLALA; this is encoded by the coding sequence ATGGTGGGCGACGCCATCACGCGACTCAAGCGCGCGCAGGGCCAGCTCTCCGGTGTCATCTCGATGATGGAGGCGGGGGAGGACTGCGCCGCCGTCCTCCAGCAGTTGGCCGCGGTCTCCCGGGCCCTGGACCGGGCGGGGTTCAAGATCGTCGCGAGCGGCATGCGGCACTGCAACACCGCACGCGAGCGGGGCGAGGAGCCCGAGCTCACCGAGGAGGAGCTGGAGAAGCTGTTCCTGGCCCTGGCCTGA
- a CDS encoding rhodanese-like domain-containing protein, with translation MSDHGIDVRAVRVLLETDPRALIVDVRTPAEYEGSHIPGAVNLPLEQVDAHLERIVAGAGGRLVLVCRSGKRAGRCRNTLAGAGLGDTVVLEGGMNAWEAQGAPLERGRERWALERQVRLVAGGIVLGSVLASPVWFPAVAVAGVVGAGLVFAAVTDTCAMGMALSRLPYNRPSGEVDIEDSLARIAAGR, from the coding sequence ATGAGTGACCACGGCATCGACGTGCGCGCCGTGCGCGTACTGCTCGAAACCGACCCCCGCGCCCTGATCGTCGACGTGCGCACCCCCGCCGAATACGAGGGCTCACACATCCCGGGGGCCGTCAACCTGCCGCTGGAGCAGGTGGACGCCCACCTGGAGCGCATCGTCGCCGGCGCGGGCGGCCGCCTCGTCCTGGTCTGCCGCTCCGGCAAGCGGGCCGGGCGGTGCCGGAACACGTTGGCGGGGGCGGGCCTGGGCGACACGGTCGTGCTGGAGGGCGGCATGAACGCCTGGGAGGCGCAGGGGGCGCCCCTGGAGCGCGGCCGCGAGAGATGGGCGCTGGAACGCCAGGTCCGACTGGTGGCGGGCGGCATCGTCCTGGGCTCGGTGCTCGCCTCCCCGGTGTGGTTCCCGGCGGTGGCGGTCGCCGGTGTCGTCGGTGCGGGGCTGGTCTTCGCCGCCGTCACCGACACCTGCGCCATGGGCATGGCCCTGTCCCGCCTTCCCTACAACCGGCCGAGCGGGGAGGTCGACATCGAGGACTCCCTGGCCCGCATCGCCGCCGGCCGATGA
- a CDS encoding MBL fold metallo-hydrolase, giving the protein MLLERLYDDDLAQAGYFVGCQASGEAVVVDARRDIDDYLGLARAHGMRIVAVTETHIHADYLSGTRELAAATGATAYVSGEGGQDWQYGFDAERLLDGDAITVGNITVRASHTPGHTPEHLSFLVTDGAFSRDPGYLLSGDFVFAGDLGRPDLLDEAAGGSGTRFEGARQLFESLRRVFLNLPDHVQVLPGHGAGSACGKALGALPATTVGYERLNAWWGPYLRAGDMEGFVAELLDGQPDAHAYFARMKRQNREGPRVLGRLAPPPALSDEEVGRSLNEGGSVLVDTRPHVEVHRGTVAGALNIPGPDKAATFGAWAHDPESETRPLVLLADDGDTARRVRDHLLRVGIDHVSGYTTSTEGLPRTVPPRVTPEELEQAGAALLLDVRTRGEHAEGHIPGSRQLSAGRVLWNLDALPTDGTIVSYCQSGARSSVAASALRRAGYDVVELDRGYGAWEDWRRDRDAPVRAGAD; this is encoded by the coding sequence ATGCTGCTGGAACGCCTCTACGACGACGACCTCGCCCAGGCCGGCTACTTCGTCGGCTGTCAGGCCAGCGGAGAGGCCGTCGTGGTCGACGCCCGCCGCGACATCGACGACTACCTCGGACTGGCCCGCGCACACGGCATGCGCATCGTCGCCGTGACCGAGACCCACATCCACGCCGACTACCTCTCCGGCACCCGCGAACTCGCCGCGGCCACCGGCGCCACCGCGTACGTCTCCGGCGAGGGCGGTCAGGACTGGCAGTACGGATTCGACGCCGAACGGCTGCTCGACGGTGACGCCATCACCGTCGGCAACATCACGGTCCGCGCGAGCCACACCCCCGGGCACACGCCCGAGCACCTCTCCTTCCTGGTGACGGACGGGGCGTTCAGCCGCGACCCCGGCTACCTGCTCTCGGGTGACTTCGTCTTCGCCGGCGACCTGGGCCGTCCCGACCTGCTCGACGAGGCCGCAGGGGGGAGCGGCACCCGGTTCGAGGGCGCCCGCCAGCTCTTCGAGAGCCTGCGCCGGGTGTTCCTGAACCTGCCGGACCACGTCCAGGTCCTTCCCGGACACGGGGCGGGCAGCGCCTGCGGCAAGGCCCTCGGCGCTCTTCCGGCCACCACGGTCGGGTACGAGCGGCTCAACGCCTGGTGGGGTCCCTACCTGCGCGCCGGCGACATGGAGGGCTTCGTCGCGGAACTGCTCGACGGACAGCCCGACGCCCACGCCTACTTCGCGCGGATGAAGCGCCAGAACAGGGAGGGGCCCCGGGTCCTGGGCCGCCTCGCCCCGCCGCCCGCGCTCTCCGACGAGGAGGTCGGCAGGTCCCTGAACGAGGGCGGGAGCGTCCTCGTCGACACCCGGCCCCACGTCGAGGTCCACCGGGGCACCGTGGCGGGGGCGCTGAACATCCCGGGTCCGGACAAGGCCGCGACCTTCGGGGCCTGGGCCCACGACCCCGAGTCCGAAACCCGCCCCCTGGTGCTGCTCGCCGACGACGGGGACACCGCCCGCCGGGTGCGCGACCACCTGCTGCGGGTCGGCATCGACCACGTGTCCGGTTACACGACCAGCACGGAGGGCCTGCCGAGGACCGTGCCGCCGCGCGTCACCCCCGAGGAACTCGAACAGGCCGGTGCCGCGCTCCTGCTGGACGTGCGCACCAGGGGCGAGCACGCCGAGGGGCACATCCCCGGTTCGCGGCAGCTCAGCGCGGGCCGTGTGCTGTGGAACCTCGACGCGCTGCCGACCGACGGCACCATCGTGAGCTACTGCCAGTCGGGCGCCCGCAGTTCCGTGGCGGCCTCGGCTCTGCGCCGCGCGGGATACGACGTCGTCGAACTCGACCGGGGTTACGGCGCCTGGGAGGACTGGAGGCGGGACCGGGACGCGCCGGTGCGCGCTGGTGCCGACTGA
- a CDS encoding sulfite exporter TauE/SafE family protein has translation MEFQIVLALGLAAVVGLALGLLGGGGSILMVPLLTYVAGMDPKEAIAASLFVVGLTSLVGALAHARAGNVRWRTGLVFGAAGMAGAFVGGVVGAHVPGALLMTAFALMMVATALAMLRGGNATPGRGSDAVAPPLGRVVLDGVVIGAVTGLVGAGGGFLVVPALVLLGGLAMPAAVGTSLLVIGMKSFAGLTGYLTAVSPDWALLGAVSALAVAGSLVGVRLSSRVPEAALRKGFGGFVLLTGVFVLIQGLFDPLGAALVAVAAGLAALALVCRLVGDRCPLVPLLRPRAG, from the coding sequence ATGGAGTTTCAGATCGTCCTCGCCCTGGGCCTCGCCGCGGTGGTGGGGCTCGCGCTCGGACTGCTCGGCGGAGGCGGTTCCATCCTGATGGTGCCGCTGCTGACCTACGTCGCGGGCATGGACCCCAAGGAGGCCATCGCCGCGTCCCTGTTCGTCGTGGGTCTCACCTCGCTCGTCGGCGCGCTCGCGCACGCACGCGCGGGAAACGTGCGCTGGCGTACCGGGCTGGTGTTCGGAGCCGCCGGGATGGCGGGGGCCTTCGTCGGCGGCGTGGTGGGAGCGCACGTTCCGGGCGCCCTGTTGATGACCGCCTTCGCCCTCATGATGGTCGCGACCGCCCTGGCCATGCTCCGGGGCGGGAACGCGACCCCCGGCCGGGGGTCGGACGCCGTGGCGCCGCCGCTGGGACGCGTCGTCCTCGACGGGGTGGTGATCGGCGCGGTCACCGGGCTGGTCGGCGCCGGAGGAGGGTTCCTCGTCGTGCCCGCCCTGGTGCTGCTGGGCGGACTGGCCATGCCGGCCGCCGTGGGCACCTCCCTGCTCGTGATCGGCATGAAGTCCTTCGCCGGACTCACCGGTTACCTGACCGCCGTGAGCCCGGACTGGGCCCTGCTCGGCGCGGTCAGCGCGCTCGCGGTGGCCGGTTCACTCGTCGGGGTGCGCCTGAGCTCCCGCGTGCCCGAAGCCGCCCTGCGCAAGGGGTTCGGCGGCTTCGTACTGCTCACGGGGGTGTTCGTGCTGATCCAGGGGCTCTTCGACCCCCTCGGCGCGGCCCTGGTCGCCGTGGCGGCGGGTCTGGCGGCCCTGGCCCTGGTGTGCCGCCTGGTCGGTGACCGCTGTCCCCTGGTCCCCCTCCTCCGGCCGCGCGCGGGATGA
- a CDS encoding snapalysin family zinc-dependent metalloprotease: MLRRVLMPVLIALSALALTLVGTAPATAAPAEQTQPLRQTVLYYDASRAAEYTSAVASAVNVWNSSVSNVRLEPASAGRRAEIRIVADDGWPRAHLGPVRPGGQVTVWMGRQGTAQGYDAVRIAAHELGHSLGLPDAKPGPCSSLMSGSTGGVNCTSRYPNASERSRVEANYGSGLSGQRAADGQLLVDRF, translated from the coding sequence ATGCTGAGACGTGTCCTCATGCCCGTCCTGATCGCCCTGAGCGCCCTGGCGCTGACGCTGGTGGGCACCGCGCCGGCCACCGCCGCGCCCGCGGAGCAGACCCAGCCGCTGCGCCAGACCGTCCTGTACTACGACGCCAGCAGGGCCGCGGAGTACACCTCCGCCGTCGCCTCGGCCGTGAACGTGTGGAACTCCAGCGTCAGCAACGTGCGCCTGGAACCGGCCTCCGCCGGACGGCGCGCCGAGATCCGGATCGTCGCCGACGACGGCTGGCCCCGCGCCCACCTGGGCCCGGTGCGCCCGGGCGGACAGGTCACCGTCTGGATGGGCCGCCAGGGCACCGCCCAGGGCTACGACGCGGTGCGCATCGCCGCGCACGAACTCGGCCACAGCCTGGGCCTGCCCGACGCCAAGCCCGGCCCGTGCTCGTCGCTGATGTCGGGCTCCACCGGCGGCGTGAACTGCACCAGCCGCTACCCCAACGCCTCCGAGCGCTCGCGGGTGGAGGCCAACTACGGCAGCGGCCTGAGCGGCCAGCGCGCCGCCGACGGACAGCTCCTGGTCGACCGCTTCTGA